Proteins found in one Magnolia sinica isolate HGM2019 chromosome 5, MsV1, whole genome shotgun sequence genomic segment:
- the LOC131246907 gene encoding probable O-methyltransferase 3, with protein MTLSQLVDALSIAPARAAHVGRIMRLLVHSGFFALQKINGDQGGDEEGYVLAPPSRLLLKDTATCMSPFLLVVLDPVVVMPWHFLSTWLVGDDPTTAFKTAHGMDMWDHMAQSPRHHNLFNDAMASDAQVAMSIVVKECGLVFQGLRSLVDVGGCTGTATRAIANAFPHVKCTVFDLPHVIASMPKSKNVDMVGGDMFEPIPCADAVFLKVYLFYLQFTIPK; from the coding sequence ATGACTCTCTCCCAGCTGGTGGACGCACTTTCGATCGCTCCTGCTAGAGCGGCTCATGTGGGCCGTATCATGCGTTTGTTGGTCCACTCGGGCTTCTTTGCCTTACAAAAAATCAACGGTGATCAAGGAGGAGATGAAGAAGGATATGTGCTGGCACCACCTTCTAGGCTCCTGTTGAAGGACACTGCGACATGCATGTCGCCGTTTTTGCTGGTGGTGCTAGATCCAGTTGTAGTAATGCCGTGGCATTTCTTGAGCACTTGGCTCGTAGGGGATGATCCAACAACAGCCTTCAAGACCGCACACGGTATGGACATGTGGGACCACATGGCGCAGAGCCCTAGGCATCATAACTTATTTAATGATGCCATGGCTAGCGATGCTCAGGTAGCCATGAGCATAGTTGTTAAAGAGTGCGGTCTGGTCTTCCAAGGGTTGCGATCATTGGTCGATGTCGGAGGCTGCACAGGAACTGCCACCAGAGCTATCGCCAATGCGTTCCCACACGTGAAGTGCACCGTGTTTGATCTCCCACACGTGATTGCGAGCATGCCAAAGAGTAAGAACGTAGATATGGTTGGAGGGGATATGTTTGAGCCCATTCCTTGTGCGGATGCAGTTTTCCTCAAGGTATACTTGTTTTACTTGCAGTTTACTATTCCGAAGTAG
- the LOC131245280 gene encoding trans-resveratrol di-O-methyltransferase-like: MAMAMAVMQGDEANEELKAQAHIWNHVFNFINSMSLKCAVQLGIPDIVHGHGHPMTLSQLVAALSIAPARAAHVGRFMRLLVHSGFFALQKINGDQGGDEEGYVLAPPSRLLLKDTATCMSPFLLVVLDPVVVMPWHFLSTWLVGDDPTTAFKTAHGIDMWDHMAQSPKLHNLFNEAMASDAQIAMSIVVKECGLVFQGLRSLVDVGGCTGTATRAIANAFPHVKCTVFDLPHVIASVPKSKNVDMVGGDMFESIPCADAVFLKWILHDWSDEECVKILRRCKEAIPSKEEGGKVIILDMVVNMKNGDYKSTETQFCFDLLILVLFGGKERGEHEWRKIFIDAGFTQYKISPVLGMRSIIEVYP, translated from the exons ATGGCGATGGCGATGGCGGTCATGCAAGGAGATGAGGCCAATGAGGAGTTGAAAGCCCAAGCCCATATATGGAACCATGTATTTAACTTCATTAATTCCATGTCCCTCAAGTGTGCCGTTCAACTAGGCATACCAGACATCGTTCACGGCCATGGCCATCCCATGACTCTCTCCCAGCTGGTGGCCGCACTTTCGATCGCTCCTGCTAGAGCGGCTCATGTGGGCCGTTTCATGCGTTTGTTGGTCCACTCGGGCTTCTTTGCCTTACAAAAAATCAACGGTGATCAAGGAGGAGATGAAGAAGGATATGTGCTGGCACCACCTTCTAGGCTCCTGTTGAAGGACACTGCGACATGCATGTCGCCGTTTTTGCTGGTGGTGCTAGATCCAGTTGTAGTAATGCCGTGGCATTTCTTGAGCACTTGGCTCGTAGGGGATGATCCAACAACAGCCTTCAAGACCGCACACGGTATAGACATGTGGGACCACATGGCGCAGAGCCCTAAGCTTCATAACTTATTTAATGAGGCCATGGCTAGCGATGCTCAGATAGCCATGAGCATAGTTGTTAAAGAGTGCGGTCTGGTCTTCCAAGGGTTGCGATCATTGGTCGATGTCGGAGGCTGCACAGGAACTGCCACCAGAGCTATCGCCAATGCGTTCCCACACGTGAAGTGCACCGTGTTTGATCTCCCACACGTGATTGCGAGCGTGCCAAAGAGTAAGAACGTAGATATGGTTGGAGGGGATATGTTTGAGTCCATTCCTTGTGCGGATGCAGTTTTCCTCAAG TGGATTCTACACGATTGGAGTGATGAAGAGTGCGTGAAGATTCTGAGACGGTGCAAGGAAGCGATCCCTTCAAAAGAAGAGGGTGGGAAGGTAATTATTCTGGACATGGTCGTGAACATGAAAAATGGAGATTACAAGTCAACTGAGACACAATTCTGCTTCGATCTATTGATTTTGGTTCTCTTTGGTGGTAAGGAGAGGGGTGAGCACGAATGGCGAAAAATCTTCATTGATGCCGGTTTCACTCAATACAAGATTTCACCTGTC